From Salvelinus sp. IW2-2015 linkage group LG18, ASM291031v2, whole genome shotgun sequence, a single genomic window includes:
- the fbrs gene encoding autism susceptibility gene 2 protein isoform X1, with translation MEGPIRSSVFRQSRRSRSQRDRERRRRRVDLAVQRATSPSSGSEREICGSGSVLGPGGKECRTSPRHRPPRRRKRVSVSCEEDIIDGFSIASFISFEALEMDCSMKPNQRAAMLMGRGSKRKRGPKENGRGLVSEPEEGALPSFSRSCCNRNRKKRRKTEVKVGSILFLETGYICDTESESADKASDNDLEPMFTVSTRKVMEPIPVSVASSMGNGCPLLPLPGRCGLSRLAVTPRVSGLERSQERSLEPPYPEPLSTSFSCLPSLSPATVTRPGQLNGGSSNGLHRPHHDPSPPRSKHKPFLTFPGRHPSIYSMGINNRNGTSVKPQSSSAASSLSSMRPPTPSTGMSMSLMRGPGSSGSLRPPSRSGSLFTTSPGLPPPPPLLTSHSGAEQDLLRQGXNSHFLASQDREGRRSVPGAETNGGGPGRSTPGGPSGASSSSGSSGRSSQTSVQPLAFQFHQHNHQHQHTHTHQHFTPFLHPNASAPPPQHLFDKYGKMEGLYRNTFFPQYPAPSVPGIQPVLPPTGPFSSLQGAFQPKPLAPQRTSPEMTARLGGVPHHLQPKDPRLTDPFGTSLKVSNKPGKWCAMHVRVAWMILSHQKKVKLMQADPHKLDFRNELLARLPXAGGLGPLGPLGGGLPSAHDLNRPASLFTAAGGVNPSSPFIPPSTPHSSFLTPTAHLDPYGRSPPFAPLGALGSGAFGGLGSPTLANSSVFGHKEPPAVGGLPNPHDPWNRLHSGPPPFAGPSWAKGSEKRDERDPGKDMERREIIHIKDEKDRDNMLYGRQPVRMSPVAPALKLQQHRSSTPVSHINGHGGPLGGPSGLTEDLTRRDGDKRLLLSVSSRPPPLGPSSSAATIDRDRPRSSSSSVLTTPPPSGPGAPSPLDLYPRQQPAALHGLHSEPSHSSQREGGPHASSCSSATVTSLSQGKKPDRTNTPVPKPPPLFPPVKVKEERKEEPELVPISLPPPLPPSHNYDRPNSRPHHHRSATPSSRSLTPTPGLPLPPPTPHNPHHHLSLLERSRAQAAIEAYLGSTQGGGGIVVGPGGERFSTHPHGPPQGHGQHPHSFQWDPWRELAAQQQQQQQRREAMALRSDPHLALRSDPHLARLLQAQHAQRFLEAERAAALAAAVAANNPHHHPPTSTSSVRQEFGLMAHHFDRPPQLGPPGGGLIDEQQRAQILREDFERARYFGMHAHPHLSGSHHPPGSHAAHLEQLHAGMLSHSHLHQPGASNSSPHHPGLYSRLGPLHTHHVPNGILAKTPAGLVGALSVGAPPPLIPSVTSRSSTPTRRLGGPGDLALYSSHKEGESR, from the exons ATGGACTGCTCCATGAAGCCTAACCAACGTGCCGCCATGCTCATGGGAAGGGggagcaagagaaagaggggCCCAAAGGAGAACGGCAGAGGGCTCGTCTCAGAGCCAGAGGAAGGGGCCCTACCCAGCTTCTCCCGCAGCTGTTGTAATAGgaacagaaagaagagaagaaagacagaggtgAAG GTTGGGAGCATCCTCTTCTTGGAGACTGGCTACATT TGTGACACAGAGAGCGAGTCAGCAGATAAG GCCTCTGACAATGACTTGGAGCCAATGTTCACTGTTAGCACCAGGAAAG TTATGGAGCCTATCCCTGTGAGTGTTGCCTCTTCTATGGGCAACGGCTGCCCTCTACTACCACTACCAGGCCGCTGTGGCCTCTCGCGGCTGGCGGTCACCCCACGTGTCTCTGGCCTGGAGCGCAGCCAGGAGAGGAGCCTGGAGCCGCCTTACCCCGAGCCCCTGTCTACCTCCTTCTCCTGCCTGCCGTCCCTCTCCCCGGCCACGGTCACACGGCCCGGCCAGCTCAACGGCGGCAGCAGCAACGGCCTTCACCGCCCCCACCACGACCCCAGCCCGCCGCGCTCCAAACACAAGCCCTTCCTCACCTTCCCTGGGCGACACCCATCCATCTACAGCATGGGCATCAACAACAG GAACGGTACCTCAGTCAAACCACAATCCTCTTCTGCTGCTTCTTCATTGTCGTCTATGCGACCCCCAACTCCCTCTACCGGTATGTCGATGTCCCTCATGAGAGGTCCAGGGTCGTCAGGATCTCTACGCCCCCCTTCGCGTTCCGGCTCCCTGTTCACCACCTCCCCTGGgcttccccctccacctcctctcctcacatccCACTCAGGAGCAG AACAAGACCTGCTGCGCCAGGGCRTGAACTCTCACTTCCTGGCTTCGCAGGACCGCGAGGGCCGCCGGAGCGTCCCTGGGGCTGAGACAAACGGTGGCGGGCCAGGCCGCTCTACTCCCGGAGGTCCGTCGGGGGCCAGCTCCAGTTCGGGCTCCTCAGGCCGCTCCTCCCAGACCAGCGTCCAGCCCCTGGCCTTCCAGTTCCACCAGCACAACCACCAacaccagcacacacatacacaccaacactTCACCCCCTTCCTGCACCCCAACGCCTCCGCACCACCGCCTCAGCACCTG TTTGATAAGTATGGCAAGATGGAGGGGCTCTACAGAAACACT TTCTTCCCACAGTACCCTGCTCCCTCAGTGCCAGGCATCCAGCCTGTGCTTCCTCCCACTGGGCCCTTCAGCTCTCTGCAAGGAGCCTTCCAGCCTAAG CCTCTTGCCCCCCAGAGAACGAGTCCTGAGATGACCGCTCGACTGGGGGGTGTGCCTCACCACCTGCAGCCCAAAGACCCCAGG CTAACTGATCCATTTGGGACATCGTTGAAAGTCAGTAAT AAACCAGGGAAGTGGTGTGCAATGCATGTACGTGTGGCATGGATGATTCTGAGCCATCAGAAGAAGGTGAAG CTGATGCAGGCAGATCCRCACAAGCTGGACTTCCGTAACGAGCTGCTGGCTCGTCTTCCAGSGGCCGGGGGTCTGGGCCCTCTGGGGCCCCTCGGAGGTGGCCTTCCATCTGCCCACGACCTGAACCGACCTGCCAGCCTCTTCACAGCTGCTG GTGGAGTCAATCCATCATCTCCTTTCATCCCACCATCAACGCCCCACTCATCTTTCCTCACCCCAACTGCACACTTAG ACCCGTACGGCCGCTCACCTCCGTTCGCACCTCTCGGAGCCCTGGGCTCTGGTGCCTTCGGGGGACTGGGCAGCCCTACACTGG CTAACAGCTCAGTGTTTGGCCACAAGGAGCCTCCTGCGGTCGGGGGCTTACCCAACCCTCATGACCCATGGAACCGGCTGCACAGTGGGCCTCCCCCATTTGCCGGCCCCAGCTGGGCCAAGGGGAGTGAGAAGAGGGATGAGCGGGACCCGGGGAAggacatggagaggagagagattattCACATCAAAGACGAGAAAGACCG AGACAATATGCTATATGGTCGTCAACCTGTGCGGATGTCTCCGGTCGCCCCGGCCCTCAAGCTCCAGCAGCATCGCAGCAGCACCCCTGTCTCCCACATCAACGGACATGGGGGCCCCCTGGGAGGCCCCAGCGGTCTCACTGAGGATCTGACACGCAGAGATGGAGACAAAAGACTGCTCCTCTCAGTCTCCTCCAGGCCACCTCCTCTAGGCCCTTCATCCTCAGCAGCTacaatagacagagacagacctcgctcctcctcttcctctgtgctGACGACTCCTCCGCCCTCTGGACCCGGCGCCCCCTCCCCCTTGGATCTGTACCCCCGTCAGCAGCCCGCAGCGCTGCACGGCCTCCACAGCGAACCCTCTCACTcatcacagagagagggaggccccCATGCCTCATCCTGTTCCTCAGCCACGGTCACCTCTCTGTCCCAGGGCAAGAAGCCTGACCGGACCAACACCCCGGTGCCCAAGCCTCCCCCCCTCTTTCCCCCAGTCAAGGtcaaggaggaaaggaaggaggaacCAGAGCTCGTGCCAATCTCCTTGCCACCGCCTCTGCCCCCCAGCCACAACTACGATCGGCCCAACAGCCGCCCTCACCACCACCGTTCCGCCAccccctcttctcgctctctgacTCCCACACCCGGCTTGCCCCTGCCTCCTCCCACCCCGCACAACCCTCACCATCACCTCTCCCTCCTGGAGCGCTCCCGAGCGCAGGCCGCCATTGAGGCTTACCTGGGGAGCACACAAGGGGGTGGGGGGATTGTAGTGGGTCCAGGGGGGGAGAGGTTCTCCACCCACCCCCATGGCCCACCCCAGGGGCACGGCCAGCACCCCCACAGCTTCCAATGGGACCCATGGAGGGAGCTGGCTgcccaacaacagcagcagcagcaacgcCGAGAGGCCATGGCCCTGCGTTCGGACCCCCACCTGGCGCTGCGCTCCGACCCCCACCTTGCCCGGCTGCTCCAGGCCCAGCACGCCCAGCGCTTCCTGGAGGCCGAGAGGGCGGCAGCCTTGGCAGCAGCTGTGGCTGCCAACAACCCTCACCACCACCCTCCTACCTCTACCTCCTCGGTCCGCCAGGAGTTTGGCCTGATGGCCCACCACTTTGACCGCCCTCCCCAGCTGGGGCCCCCAGGTGGCGGCCTAATAGATGAGCAGCAGCGCGCCCAGATCCTAAGGGAAGACTTTGAAAGGGCACGCTACTTCGGGATGCACGCTCACCCGCACCTCTCGGGCTCCCACCACCCACCGGGTTCTCACGCAGCCCACCTGGAGCAGCTGCACGCCGGGATGCTCTCCCACTCACATCTCCATCAGCCTGGAGCCTCCAACTCCTCGCCCCACCACCCCGGCCTCTACTCCCGCCTGGGGCCTCTCCACACTCACCACGTGCCTAATGGCATCCTGGCCAAGACCCCTGCTGGCCTGGTGGGGGCACTGTCCGTAGGCGCCCCCCCTCCGCTCATTCCATCTGTGACAAGCAGGTCTTCCACCCCGACCCGTAGACTGGGTGGGCCGGGGGACTTGGCACTGTACAGCTCTCACAAAGAAGGCGAGTCCAGATAG
- the fbrs gene encoding autism susceptibility gene 2 protein isoform X2, protein MEGPIRSSVFRQSRRSRSQRDRERRRRRVDLAVQRATSPSSGSEREICGSGSVLGPGGKECRTSPRHRPPRRRKRVSVSCEEDIIDGFSIASFISFEALEMDCSMKPNQRAAMLMGRGSKRKRGPKENGRGLVSEPEEGALPSFSRSCCNRNRKKRRKTEVKVGSILFLETGYICDTESESADKASDNDLEPMFTVSTRKVMEPIPVSVASSMGNGCPLLPLPGRCGLSRLAVTPRVSGLERSQERSLEPPYPEPLSTSFSCLPSLSPATVTRPGQLNGGSSNGLHRPHHDPSPPRSKHKPFLTFPGRHPSIYSMGINNRNGTSVKPQSSSAASSLSSMRPPTPSTGMSMSLMRGPGSSGSLRPPSRSGSLFTTSPGLPPPPPLLTSHSGAEQDLLRQGXNSHFLASQDREGRRSVPGAETNGGGPGRSTPGGPSGASSSSGSSGRSSQTSVQPLAFQFHQHNHQHQHTHTHQHFTPFLHPNASAPPPQHLFDKYGKMEGLYRNTFFPQYPAPSVPGIQPVLPPTGPFSSLQGAFQPKRTSPEMTARLGGVPHHLQPKDPRLTDPFGTSLKVSNKPGKWCAMHVRVAWMILSHQKKVKLMQADPHKLDFRNELLARLPXAGGLGPLGPLGGGLPSAHDLNRPASLFTAAGGVNPSSPFIPPSTPHSSFLTPTAHLDPYGRSPPFAPLGALGSGAFGGLGSPTLANSSVFGHKEPPAVGGLPNPHDPWNRLHSGPPPFAGPSWAKGSEKRDERDPGKDMERREIIHIKDEKDRDNMLYGRQPVRMSPVAPALKLQQHRSSTPVSHINGHGGPLGGPSGLTEDLTRRDGDKRLLLSVSSRPPPLGPSSSAATIDRDRPRSSSSSVLTTPPPSGPGAPSPLDLYPRQQPAALHGLHSEPSHSSQREGGPHASSCSSATVTSLSQGKKPDRTNTPVPKPPPLFPPVKVKEERKEEPELVPISLPPPLPPSHNYDRPNSRPHHHRSATPSSRSLTPTPGLPLPPPTPHNPHHHLSLLERSRAQAAIEAYLGSTQGGGGIVVGPGGERFSTHPHGPPQGHGQHPHSFQWDPWRELAAQQQQQQQRREAMALRSDPHLALRSDPHLARLLQAQHAQRFLEAERAAALAAAVAANNPHHHPPTSTSSVRQEFGLMAHHFDRPPQLGPPGGGLIDEQQRAQILREDFERARYFGMHAHPHLSGSHHPPGSHAAHLEQLHAGMLSHSHLHQPGASNSSPHHPGLYSRLGPLHTHHVPNGILAKTPAGLVGALSVGAPPPLIPSVTSRSSTPTRRLGGPGDLALYSSHKEGESR, encoded by the exons ATGGACTGCTCCATGAAGCCTAACCAACGTGCCGCCATGCTCATGGGAAGGGggagcaagagaaagaggggCCCAAAGGAGAACGGCAGAGGGCTCGTCTCAGAGCCAGAGGAAGGGGCCCTACCCAGCTTCTCCCGCAGCTGTTGTAATAGgaacagaaagaagagaagaaagacagaggtgAAG GTTGGGAGCATCCTCTTCTTGGAGACTGGCTACATT TGTGACACAGAGAGCGAGTCAGCAGATAAG GCCTCTGACAATGACTTGGAGCCAATGTTCACTGTTAGCACCAGGAAAG TTATGGAGCCTATCCCTGTGAGTGTTGCCTCTTCTATGGGCAACGGCTGCCCTCTACTACCACTACCAGGCCGCTGTGGCCTCTCGCGGCTGGCGGTCACCCCACGTGTCTCTGGCCTGGAGCGCAGCCAGGAGAGGAGCCTGGAGCCGCCTTACCCCGAGCCCCTGTCTACCTCCTTCTCCTGCCTGCCGTCCCTCTCCCCGGCCACGGTCACACGGCCCGGCCAGCTCAACGGCGGCAGCAGCAACGGCCTTCACCGCCCCCACCACGACCCCAGCCCGCCGCGCTCCAAACACAAGCCCTTCCTCACCTTCCCTGGGCGACACCCATCCATCTACAGCATGGGCATCAACAACAG GAACGGTACCTCAGTCAAACCACAATCCTCTTCTGCTGCTTCTTCATTGTCGTCTATGCGACCCCCAACTCCCTCTACCGGTATGTCGATGTCCCTCATGAGAGGTCCAGGGTCGTCAGGATCTCTACGCCCCCCTTCGCGTTCCGGCTCCCTGTTCACCACCTCCCCTGGgcttccccctccacctcctctcctcacatccCACTCAGGAGCAG AACAAGACCTGCTGCGCCAGGGCRTGAACTCTCACTTCCTGGCTTCGCAGGACCGCGAGGGCCGCCGGAGCGTCCCTGGGGCTGAGACAAACGGTGGCGGGCCAGGCCGCTCTACTCCCGGAGGTCCGTCGGGGGCCAGCTCCAGTTCGGGCTCCTCAGGCCGCTCCTCCCAGACCAGCGTCCAGCCCCTGGCCTTCCAGTTCCACCAGCACAACCACCAacaccagcacacacatacacaccaacactTCACCCCCTTCCTGCACCCCAACGCCTCCGCACCACCGCCTCAGCACCTG TTTGATAAGTATGGCAAGATGGAGGGGCTCTACAGAAACACT TTCTTCCCACAGTACCCTGCTCCCTCAGTGCCAGGCATCCAGCCTGTGCTTCCTCCCACTGGGCCCTTCAGCTCTCTGCAAGGAGCCTTCCAGCCTAAG AGAACGAGTCCTGAGATGACCGCTCGACTGGGGGGTGTGCCTCACCACCTGCAGCCCAAAGACCCCAGG CTAACTGATCCATTTGGGACATCGTTGAAAGTCAGTAAT AAACCAGGGAAGTGGTGTGCAATGCATGTACGTGTGGCATGGATGATTCTGAGCCATCAGAAGAAGGTGAAG CTGATGCAGGCAGATCCRCACAAGCTGGACTTCCGTAACGAGCTGCTGGCTCGTCTTCCAGSGGCCGGGGGTCTGGGCCCTCTGGGGCCCCTCGGAGGTGGCCTTCCATCTGCCCACGACCTGAACCGACCTGCCAGCCTCTTCACAGCTGCTG GTGGAGTCAATCCATCATCTCCTTTCATCCCACCATCAACGCCCCACTCATCTTTCCTCACCCCAACTGCACACTTAG ACCCGTACGGCCGCTCACCTCCGTTCGCACCTCTCGGAGCCCTGGGCTCTGGTGCCTTCGGGGGACTGGGCAGCCCTACACTGG CTAACAGCTCAGTGTTTGGCCACAAGGAGCCTCCTGCGGTCGGGGGCTTACCCAACCCTCATGACCCATGGAACCGGCTGCACAGTGGGCCTCCCCCATTTGCCGGCCCCAGCTGGGCCAAGGGGAGTGAGAAGAGGGATGAGCGGGACCCGGGGAAggacatggagaggagagagattattCACATCAAAGACGAGAAAGACCG AGACAATATGCTATATGGTCGTCAACCTGTGCGGATGTCTCCGGTCGCCCCGGCCCTCAAGCTCCAGCAGCATCGCAGCAGCACCCCTGTCTCCCACATCAACGGACATGGGGGCCCCCTGGGAGGCCCCAGCGGTCTCACTGAGGATCTGACACGCAGAGATGGAGACAAAAGACTGCTCCTCTCAGTCTCCTCCAGGCCACCTCCTCTAGGCCCTTCATCCTCAGCAGCTacaatagacagagacagacctcgctcctcctcttcctctgtgctGACGACTCCTCCGCCCTCTGGACCCGGCGCCCCCTCCCCCTTGGATCTGTACCCCCGTCAGCAGCCCGCAGCGCTGCACGGCCTCCACAGCGAACCCTCTCACTcatcacagagagagggaggccccCATGCCTCATCCTGTTCCTCAGCCACGGTCACCTCTCTGTCCCAGGGCAAGAAGCCTGACCGGACCAACACCCCGGTGCCCAAGCCTCCCCCCCTCTTTCCCCCAGTCAAGGtcaaggaggaaaggaaggaggaacCAGAGCTCGTGCCAATCTCCTTGCCACCGCCTCTGCCCCCCAGCCACAACTACGATCGGCCCAACAGCCGCCCTCACCACCACCGTTCCGCCAccccctcttctcgctctctgacTCCCACACCCGGCTTGCCCCTGCCTCCTCCCACCCCGCACAACCCTCACCATCACCTCTCCCTCCTGGAGCGCTCCCGAGCGCAGGCCGCCATTGAGGCTTACCTGGGGAGCACACAAGGGGGTGGGGGGATTGTAGTGGGTCCAGGGGGGGAGAGGTTCTCCACCCACCCCCATGGCCCACCCCAGGGGCACGGCCAGCACCCCCACAGCTTCCAATGGGACCCATGGAGGGAGCTGGCTgcccaacaacagcagcagcagcaacgcCGAGAGGCCATGGCCCTGCGTTCGGACCCCCACCTGGCGCTGCGCTCCGACCCCCACCTTGCCCGGCTGCTCCAGGCCCAGCACGCCCAGCGCTTCCTGGAGGCCGAGAGGGCGGCAGCCTTGGCAGCAGCTGTGGCTGCCAACAACCCTCACCACCACCCTCCTACCTCTACCTCCTCGGTCCGCCAGGAGTTTGGCCTGATGGCCCACCACTTTGACCGCCCTCCCCAGCTGGGGCCCCCAGGTGGCGGCCTAATAGATGAGCAGCAGCGCGCCCAGATCCTAAGGGAAGACTTTGAAAGGGCACGCTACTTCGGGATGCACGCTCACCCGCACCTCTCGGGCTCCCACCACCCACCGGGTTCTCACGCAGCCCACCTGGAGCAGCTGCACGCCGGGATGCTCTCCCACTCACATCTCCATCAGCCTGGAGCCTCCAACTCCTCGCCCCACCACCCCGGCCTCTACTCCCGCCTGGGGCCTCTCCACACTCACCACGTGCCTAATGGCATCCTGGCCAAGACCCCTGCTGGCCTGGTGGGGGCACTGTCCGTAGGCGCCCCCCCTCCGCTCATTCCATCTGTGACAAGCAGGTCTTCCACCCCGACCCGTAGACTGGGTGGGCCGGGGGACTTGGCACTGTACAGCTCTCACAAAGAAGGCGAGTCCAGATAG
- the fbrs gene encoding autism susceptibility gene 2 protein isoform X3 has translation MEGPIRSSVFRQSRRSRSQRDRERRRRRVDLAVQRATSPSSGSEREICGSGSVLGPGGKECRTSPRHRPPRRRKRVSVSCEEDIIDGFSIASFISFEALEMDCSMKPNQRAAMLMGRGSKRKRGPKENGRGLVSEPEEGALPSFSRSCCNRNRKKRRKTEVKVGSILFLETGYICDTESESADKASDNDLEPMFTVSTRKVMEPIPVSVASSMGNGCPLLPLPGRCGLSRLAVTPRVSGLERSQERSLEPPYPEPLSTSFSCLPSLSPATVTRPGQLNGGSSNGLHRPHHDPSPPRSKHKPFLTFPGRHPSIYSMGINNRNGTSVKPQSSSAASSLSSMRPPTPSTGMSMSLMRGPGSSGSLRPPSRSGSLFTTSPGLPPPPPLLTSHSGAEQDLLRQGXNSHFLASQDREGRRSVPGAETNGGGPGRSTPGGPSGASSSSGSSGRSSQTSVQPLAFQFHQHNHQHQHTHTHQHFTPFLHPNASAPPPQHLFDKYGKMEGLYRNTFFPQYPAPSVPGIQPVLPPTGPFSSLQGAFQPKPLAPQRTSPEMTARLGGVPHHLQPKDPRKPGKWCAMHVRVAWMILSHQKKVKLMQADPHKLDFRNELLARLPXAGGLGPLGPLGGGLPSAHDLNRPASLFTAAGGVNPSSPFIPPSTPHSSFLTPTAHLDPYGRSPPFAPLGALGSGAFGGLGSPTLANSSVFGHKEPPAVGGLPNPHDPWNRLHSGPPPFAGPSWAKGSEKRDERDPGKDMERREIIHIKDEKDRDNMLYGRQPVRMSPVAPALKLQQHRSSTPVSHINGHGGPLGGPSGLTEDLTRRDGDKRLLLSVSSRPPPLGPSSSAATIDRDRPRSSSSSVLTTPPPSGPGAPSPLDLYPRQQPAALHGLHSEPSHSSQREGGPHASSCSSATVTSLSQGKKPDRTNTPVPKPPPLFPPVKVKEERKEEPELVPISLPPPLPPSHNYDRPNSRPHHHRSATPSSRSLTPTPGLPLPPPTPHNPHHHLSLLERSRAQAAIEAYLGSTQGGGGIVVGPGGERFSTHPHGPPQGHGQHPHSFQWDPWRELAAQQQQQQQRREAMALRSDPHLALRSDPHLARLLQAQHAQRFLEAERAAALAAAVAANNPHHHPPTSTSSVRQEFGLMAHHFDRPPQLGPPGGGLIDEQQRAQILREDFERARYFGMHAHPHLSGSHHPPGSHAAHLEQLHAGMLSHSHLHQPGASNSSPHHPGLYSRLGPLHTHHVPNGILAKTPAGLVGALSVGAPPPLIPSVTSRSSTPTRRLGGPGDLALYSSHKEGESR, from the exons ATGGACTGCTCCATGAAGCCTAACCAACGTGCCGCCATGCTCATGGGAAGGGggagcaagagaaagaggggCCCAAAGGAGAACGGCAGAGGGCTCGTCTCAGAGCCAGAGGAAGGGGCCCTACCCAGCTTCTCCCGCAGCTGTTGTAATAGgaacagaaagaagagaagaaagacagaggtgAAG GTTGGGAGCATCCTCTTCTTGGAGACTGGCTACATT TGTGACACAGAGAGCGAGTCAGCAGATAAG GCCTCTGACAATGACTTGGAGCCAATGTTCACTGTTAGCACCAGGAAAG TTATGGAGCCTATCCCTGTGAGTGTTGCCTCTTCTATGGGCAACGGCTGCCCTCTACTACCACTACCAGGCCGCTGTGGCCTCTCGCGGCTGGCGGTCACCCCACGTGTCTCTGGCCTGGAGCGCAGCCAGGAGAGGAGCCTGGAGCCGCCTTACCCCGAGCCCCTGTCTACCTCCTTCTCCTGCCTGCCGTCCCTCTCCCCGGCCACGGTCACACGGCCCGGCCAGCTCAACGGCGGCAGCAGCAACGGCCTTCACCGCCCCCACCACGACCCCAGCCCGCCGCGCTCCAAACACAAGCCCTTCCTCACCTTCCCTGGGCGACACCCATCCATCTACAGCATGGGCATCAACAACAG GAACGGTACCTCAGTCAAACCACAATCCTCTTCTGCTGCTTCTTCATTGTCGTCTATGCGACCCCCAACTCCCTCTACCGGTATGTCGATGTCCCTCATGAGAGGTCCAGGGTCGTCAGGATCTCTACGCCCCCCTTCGCGTTCCGGCTCCCTGTTCACCACCTCCCCTGGgcttccccctccacctcctctcctcacatccCACTCAGGAGCAG AACAAGACCTGCTGCGCCAGGGCRTGAACTCTCACTTCCTGGCTTCGCAGGACCGCGAGGGCCGCCGGAGCGTCCCTGGGGCTGAGACAAACGGTGGCGGGCCAGGCCGCTCTACTCCCGGAGGTCCGTCGGGGGCCAGCTCCAGTTCGGGCTCCTCAGGCCGCTCCTCCCAGACCAGCGTCCAGCCCCTGGCCTTCCAGTTCCACCAGCACAACCACCAacaccagcacacacatacacaccaacactTCACCCCCTTCCTGCACCCCAACGCCTCCGCACCACCGCCTCAGCACCTG TTTGATAAGTATGGCAAGATGGAGGGGCTCTACAGAAACACT TTCTTCCCACAGTACCCTGCTCCCTCAGTGCCAGGCATCCAGCCTGTGCTTCCTCCCACTGGGCCCTTCAGCTCTCTGCAAGGAGCCTTCCAGCCTAAG CCTCTTGCCCCCCAGAGAACGAGTCCTGAGATGACCGCTCGACTGGGGGGTGTGCCTCACCACCTGCAGCCCAAAGACCCCAGG AAACCAGGGAAGTGGTGTGCAATGCATGTACGTGTGGCATGGATGATTCTGAGCCATCAGAAGAAGGTGAAG CTGATGCAGGCAGATCCRCACAAGCTGGACTTCCGTAACGAGCTGCTGGCTCGTCTTCCAGSGGCCGGGGGTCTGGGCCCTCTGGGGCCCCTCGGAGGTGGCCTTCCATCTGCCCACGACCTGAACCGACCTGCCAGCCTCTTCACAGCTGCTG GTGGAGTCAATCCATCATCTCCTTTCATCCCACCATCAACGCCCCACTCATCTTTCCTCACCCCAACTGCACACTTAG ACCCGTACGGCCGCTCACCTCCGTTCGCACCTCTCGGAGCCCTGGGCTCTGGTGCCTTCGGGGGACTGGGCAGCCCTACACTGG CTAACAGCTCAGTGTTTGGCCACAAGGAGCCTCCTGCGGTCGGGGGCTTACCCAACCCTCATGACCCATGGAACCGGCTGCACAGTGGGCCTCCCCCATTTGCCGGCCCCAGCTGGGCCAAGGGGAGTGAGAAGAGGGATGAGCGGGACCCGGGGAAggacatggagaggagagagattattCACATCAAAGACGAGAAAGACCG AGACAATATGCTATATGGTCGTCAACCTGTGCGGATGTCTCCGGTCGCCCCGGCCCTCAAGCTCCAGCAGCATCGCAGCAGCACCCCTGTCTCCCACATCAACGGACATGGGGGCCCCCTGGGAGGCCCCAGCGGTCTCACTGAGGATCTGACACGCAGAGATGGAGACAAAAGACTGCTCCTCTCAGTCTCCTCCAGGCCACCTCCTCTAGGCCCTTCATCCTCAGCAGCTacaatagacagagacagacctcgctcctcctcttcctctgtgctGACGACTCCTCCGCCCTCTGGACCCGGCGCCCCCTCCCCCTTGGATCTGTACCCCCGTCAGCAGCCCGCAGCGCTGCACGGCCTCCACAGCGAACCCTCTCACTcatcacagagagagggaggccccCATGCCTCATCCTGTTCCTCAGCCACGGTCACCTCTCTGTCCCAGGGCAAGAAGCCTGACCGGACCAACACCCCGGTGCCCAAGCCTCCCCCCCTCTTTCCCCCAGTCAAGGtcaaggaggaaaggaaggaggaacCAGAGCTCGTGCCAATCTCCTTGCCACCGCCTCTGCCCCCCAGCCACAACTACGATCGGCCCAACAGCCGCCCTCACCACCACCGTTCCGCCAccccctcttctcgctctctgacTCCCACACCCGGCTTGCCCCTGCCTCCTCCCACCCCGCACAACCCTCACCATCACCTCTCCCTCCTGGAGCGCTCCCGAGCGCAGGCCGCCATTGAGGCTTACCTGGGGAGCACACAAGGGGGTGGGGGGATTGTAGTGGGTCCAGGGGGGGAGAGGTTCTCCACCCACCCCCATGGCCCACCCCAGGGGCACGGCCAGCACCCCCACAGCTTCCAATGGGACCCATGGAGGGAGCTGGCTgcccaacaacagcagcagcagcaacgcCGAGAGGCCATGGCCCTGCGTTCGGACCCCCACCTGGCGCTGCGCTCCGACCCCCACCTTGCCCGGCTGCTCCAGGCCCAGCACGCCCAGCGCTTCCTGGAGGCCGAGAGGGCGGCAGCCTTGGCAGCAGCTGTGGCTGCCAACAACCCTCACCACCACCCTCCTACCTCTACCTCCTCGGTCCGCCAGGAGTTTGGCCTGATGGCCCACCACTTTGACCGCCCTCCCCAGCTGGGGCCCCCAGGTGGCGGCCTAATAGATGAGCAGCAGCGCGCCCAGATCCTAAGGGAAGACTTTGAAAGGGCACGCTACTTCGGGATGCACGCTCACCCGCACCTCTCGGGCTCCCACCACCCACCGGGTTCTCACGCAGCCCACCTGGAGCAGCTGCACGCCGGGATGCTCTCCCACTCACATCTCCATCAGCCTGGAGCCTCCAACTCCTCGCCCCACCACCCCGGCCTCTACTCCCGCCTGGGGCCTCTCCACACTCACCACGTGCCTAATGGCATCCTGGCCAAGACCCCTGCTGGCCTGGTGGGGGCACTGTCCGTAGGCGCCCCCCCTCCGCTCATTCCATCTGTGACAAGCAGGTCTTCCACCCCGACCCGTAGACTGGGTGGGCCGGGGGACTTGGCACTGTACAGCTCTCACAAAGAAGGCGAGTCCAGATAG